A window from Cryobacterium sp. PAMC25264 encodes these proteins:
- a CDS encoding phosphotransferase yields MTDPDSQTSDLAEIAGGAPRSSMSPYELLVDRDDVVAYLDGAGYLSRLAAAADEIEVDEVTAGNMNRVFIARGPLGSLAVKQAPPWVQAVGPDWPVDPNRIASEARAYAMLADLAPASVPAVEPVDLERYVLVMEDLSDLDVLRDALVRQVADVVAGAEPVPLDFETLGTVVGRFSAELTLATSRVGLGAEEHAALIETAANPELCALTVDAVLDEPYRLNDHNHWIPELDAEVRALYTDTELLAAVTQVREIFATRAEALIHGDLHSGSLMVGVRDGEQATKVFDPEFSFVGPAGMDLGLFWANLTIAAIAATQVEAIELAAARASAIESSWSAFVAVVAERWPQRLGAPDGLDLDAWLARIRSDAWRFAGVEAVRRVAGYSHAADFTSLPADRIPAAYADLLERARAWIITGTDAID; encoded by the coding sequence GTGACCGATCCTGATTCTCAGACCAGCGACCTGGCGGAGATCGCGGGAGGGGCTCCCCGCTCGTCCATGAGCCCCTATGAACTGCTGGTCGACCGTGACGACGTTGTGGCGTACCTCGACGGGGCCGGTTACCTCTCCCGCCTGGCCGCAGCCGCCGACGAGATCGAGGTCGACGAGGTCACCGCGGGCAATATGAACCGGGTCTTCATCGCCAGAGGACCCCTGGGTAGCCTGGCCGTCAAGCAGGCGCCACCGTGGGTGCAGGCCGTCGGTCCCGACTGGCCGGTCGATCCCAACCGGATCGCCTCGGAGGCTCGTGCCTACGCGATGCTCGCCGACCTCGCGCCGGCGAGCGTGCCGGCCGTCGAGCCGGTCGACCTCGAACGCTACGTGCTGGTGATGGAAGACCTCTCCGACCTCGACGTGCTGCGCGATGCGCTCGTGCGTCAGGTGGCGGATGTCGTCGCCGGCGCCGAGCCGGTTCCCCTGGACTTCGAGACCCTCGGCACCGTTGTGGGGCGCTTCAGCGCTGAACTCACCCTGGCCACGAGCCGCGTGGGTCTCGGAGCGGAGGAGCACGCCGCGCTCATCGAGACCGCGGCCAACCCGGAGCTGTGCGCCCTGACGGTGGACGCCGTCCTCGATGAGCCCTACCGTCTGAACGACCACAATCATTGGATCCCCGAGCTCGACGCCGAGGTGCGCGCGCTGTACACGGACACTGAGCTGCTCGCGGCGGTGACGCAGGTGCGGGAGATCTTTGCCACGCGCGCCGAGGCCCTCATCCACGGTGACCTGCACTCCGGTTCGCTCATGGTGGGGGTGCGAGACGGCGAGCAGGCCACCAAGGTCTTCGACCCCGAGTTCAGCTTCGTCGGTCCCGCCGGCATGGACCTGGGTTTGTTCTGGGCCAACCTCACGATCGCGGCTATCGCGGCGACCCAGGTGGAGGCCATCGAGCTCGCTGCCGCCCGTGCCTCGGCGATCGAGTCGAGCTGGAGCGCCTTTGTGGCCGTGGTCGCCGAGCGCTGGCCACAACGCCTGGGCGCTCCCGACGGCTTGGACCTCGATGCCTGGCTCGCCCGCATCCGCAGCGACGCCTGGCGATTCGCCGGAGTCGAAGCGGTGCGCCGGGTGGCCGGCTACTCGCACGCCGCCGACTTCACCTCGTTGCCTGCCGACCGGATTCCGGCCGCCTACGCCGACCTGCTTGAACGGGCCCGGGCCTGGATCATTACCGGCACCGACGCGATCGACTGA
- a CDS encoding GrpB family protein: MEENRAQRRPDVTGLDLVGGPERVEIQLQNADDRWPGAYLEHRSRIRAALTAAGVDVEHLVIEHIGSTSVPGLAAKPIIDIVVAVNDITAEEDYLEPLLAAGYELRVREPGHRLVRTPARDVHVHLYERQDPAVTEYLLLRDHLRTDAGDRDLYESTKRALLAQKWDDMNDYADAKTEVILAIKARARAALER; this comes from the coding sequence ATGGAAGAAAACCGAGCACAGCGACGGCCGGACGTCACCGGACTCGACCTGGTCGGGGGTCCCGAGCGAGTCGAGATCCAGCTGCAGAACGCTGACGACCGGTGGCCGGGCGCCTATCTCGAGCATCGGTCGCGCATCCGGGCGGCTCTCACCGCAGCCGGCGTCGATGTGGAACACCTCGTCATCGAACACATCGGGTCCACCTCGGTTCCCGGCCTGGCCGCGAAACCGATCATCGACATCGTCGTCGCGGTGAACGACATCACGGCCGAGGAGGACTACCTCGAGCCGCTCCTGGCCGCCGGATACGAGCTGCGGGTACGCGAGCCCGGGCATCGCCTCGTGCGCACGCCGGCCCGGGACGTGCATGTGCACCTGTACGAACGACAGGATCCCGCCGTGACGGAGTACCTCCTGCTCCGGGATCATCTCCGCACCGATGCGGGCGACCGCGACCTGTACGAGAGCACCAAGAGAGCCCTGCTCGCCCAGAAATGGGACGACATGAACGACTACGCCGACGCGAAGACCGAGGTCATCCTGGCGATCAAGGCGCGAGCGCGGGCAGCTCTCGAACGCTGA
- a CDS encoding long-chain-fatty-acid--CoA ligase, whose protein sequence is MNVFASKPWLNSYAVGVPNAIADPTETLVDMIEGSTRRFADKVALDFFGGTMTYGQLGDEISRVANGLRRLGVKPGDRVALVLPNCPQHIVAFYAVLRLGAIVVEHNPLYTERELRHQFEDHGASVAIVWDKVYSMVRGFPRDMGLHTVVAVDVTKSMPLATRLALRLPIPKSRTARAALTVAQPLKDAIEWPALVGSRRLRTAHPRPLLGDTAVLQYTSGTTGAPKGAILTHFNLQANAQQSEAWVPGLERGNEVFYGVLPMFHAYGLTLCLTVAMSIGARLVLFPKFDVGLVLNAVKRTPPTFLPAVPPIYEKLVTAANDKGISLHGTRYAISGAMSLPLKTVELWETATDGLLVEGYGMTECSPIAVGNPMGPSRRPGTVGVPFPSTEIRVVDPADPTVDRGFDEEGELLVRGPQVFSGYWDRPTETAQTLLADGWLRTGDIVTVSSDGFVTIVDRIKELIITGGFNVSPSEVEAALLSHPDIADAAVVGLKSAGGGEDVVAAVVLIAGATLDVDGLREYCRTRISAYKVPRRIVEVDDLPRSLIGKVMRRQVRDSLADTPAG, encoded by the coding sequence ATGAATGTCTTCGCGAGTAAGCCGTGGCTGAATTCCTACGCGGTGGGCGTGCCCAACGCCATCGCGGACCCCACCGAGACCCTGGTCGACATGATCGAGGGTTCCACCCGTCGGTTTGCCGACAAGGTGGCGCTGGATTTCTTCGGCGGCACCATGACCTACGGTCAGCTCGGCGACGAGATCTCCCGGGTGGCCAATGGGCTGCGCCGGCTCGGAGTGAAGCCCGGCGACCGGGTGGCGCTCGTTCTGCCGAACTGCCCGCAGCACATCGTGGCGTTCTATGCGGTGCTGCGCCTCGGCGCGATCGTGGTGGAACACAACCCGCTCTACACCGAACGTGAACTGCGTCACCAGTTCGAGGACCACGGCGCGAGCGTCGCCATCGTCTGGGACAAGGTCTATTCGATGGTGCGCGGGTTCCCGCGCGACATGGGCCTGCACACCGTCGTGGCCGTGGACGTCACCAAGTCGATGCCGTTGGCCACCCGGCTGGCCCTGCGCCTGCCGATCCCCAAGTCCCGCACCGCCCGCGCCGCCCTCACGGTTGCCCAGCCGCTCAAGGACGCCATCGAGTGGCCGGCCCTGGTGGGCTCGCGCCGGCTTCGCACCGCGCATCCGCGCCCTCTGCTCGGCGACACCGCCGTGCTGCAGTACACCAGCGGCACCACAGGGGCGCCCAAGGGCGCCATCCTCACCCACTTCAACCTGCAGGCCAACGCGCAGCAGAGCGAAGCCTGGGTGCCCGGGCTCGAGCGCGGCAACGAGGTGTTCTACGGCGTGCTGCCGATGTTCCACGCCTACGGTCTCACCCTGTGCCTCACGGTCGCCATGTCCATCGGCGCGCGCCTGGTGCTCTTCCCCAAGTTCGATGTGGGCCTGGTCCTCAACGCCGTCAAGCGCACCCCGCCCACCTTCCTGCCCGCCGTCCCGCCGATCTACGAGAAGCTCGTCACGGCCGCGAACGACAAAGGCATCAGCCTGCACGGAACCAGGTACGCCATCTCCGGCGCGATGAGCCTGCCCCTGAAGACCGTCGAGCTGTGGGAGACCGCCACCGACGGGCTGCTCGTGGAGGGCTACGGCATGACCGAGTGCTCGCCCATCGCGGTGGGCAACCCGATGGGCCCGAGTCGACGCCCCGGCACCGTTGGCGTACCCTTCCCCAGCACCGAGATCCGCGTGGTCGACCCCGCCGACCCCACCGTGGACCGCGGCTTCGACGAAGAGGGCGAGCTGCTCGTACGCGGCCCGCAGGTCTTCTCCGGCTACTGGGACCGCCCCACCGAGACTGCCCAGACTCTGCTGGCGGATGGCTGGCTCCGCACCGGCGACATCGTCACGGTGTCCTCCGACGGCTTCGTCACCATCGTCGACCGCATCAAGGAACTCATCATCACCGGGGGTTTCAACGTGTCGCCGTCCGAGGTGGAGGCCGCGCTGCTGTCACACCCCGACATCGCCGACGCCGCCGTGGTGGGGCTCAAGAGCGCTGGCGGCGGCGAGGATGTCGTGGCCGCCGTGGTGCTCATCGCCGGGGCCACCCTTGATGTGGACGGCCTGCGCGAGTACTGCCGCACCCGCATCTCCGCCTACAAGGTGCCGCGCCGCATCGTCGAGGTCGACGACCTGCCCCG
- a CDS encoding low specificity L-threonine aldolase yields the protein MTSLHDLFSRGFASDNYSGVHPEILDAIVRANGAHQIAYGDDVYTAELQRVFARHFGEGALAFPVFNGTGANVTGLQSMLPRWGAVICASTAHINTDEGGAPERVGGLKLLPVQTPDGKLTPELIDQEAWGWGDEHRAQPLVVSITQTTELGTLYTPAEVRAIADHAHARGMLLHMDGARISNAAAALGVPFREFTSDAGVDVLSFGGTKNGMMLGECIVVLNPDASTGLKYLRKLNMQLSSKMRFISAQLIALLDGDLWLRNADHANAMAARLRGALEEGLADGSITGVSFSQPTQANAIFAVLPAGVADKVRQLYRFYDWNPATGEVRWMCGFDTTPEDVDDFVAALTKELAAA from the coding sequence GTGACTTCCCTCCATGACTTGTTCTCCCGTGGCTTCGCCTCCGACAACTACTCGGGCGTACACCCGGAGATCCTCGACGCGATCGTGCGGGCTAACGGTGCCCACCAGATCGCCTACGGCGACGACGTGTACACGGCCGAACTGCAGCGGGTCTTCGCCCGGCACTTCGGCGAGGGCGCCCTGGCGTTCCCGGTGTTCAACGGCACCGGAGCGAACGTCACCGGCCTGCAGTCGATGCTGCCGCGCTGGGGAGCGGTGATCTGCGCGAGCACCGCGCACATCAACACCGACGAGGGCGGAGCCCCTGAGCGGGTCGGCGGCCTCAAGCTGCTGCCCGTGCAGACGCCCGACGGCAAGCTCACCCCCGAGCTGATCGACCAGGAGGCCTGGGGCTGGGGCGACGAGCACCGCGCGCAGCCGCTCGTGGTCTCGATCACCCAGACCACCGAGCTCGGCACGCTGTACACGCCGGCCGAGGTGCGCGCCATCGCCGACCACGCGCACGCCAGGGGCATGCTGCTGCACATGGACGGCGCCCGCATCTCCAACGCCGCCGCCGCCCTCGGGGTGCCGTTCCGCGAGTTCACGAGCGACGCCGGCGTCGACGTGCTCAGCTTCGGCGGCACCAAGAACGGCATGATGCTCGGCGAGTGCATCGTGGTACTCAACCCCGACGCATCCACGGGCCTGAAATACCTGCGCAAGCTCAACATGCAGCTCTCCTCGAAGATGCGCTTCATCTCGGCCCAGCTGATCGCCCTGCTCGACGGGGACCTGTGGTTGCGCAACGCCGACCACGCCAATGCCATGGCCGCGCGCCTGCGTGGTGCGCTTGAAGAGGGCCTGGCGGATGGCTCGATCACCGGGGTCTCGTTCAGCCAGCCCACCCAGGCCAATGCAATCTTCGCCGTGCTGCCCGCGGGCGTGGCCGACAAGGTGCGGCAGCTGTACCGTTTCTACGACTGGAACCCGGCCACCGGCGAGGTGCGCTGGATGTGCGGGTTCGACACCACCCCCGAGGACGTCGACGACTTTGTCGCGGCCCTGACGAAGGAGCTGGCTGCAGCATGA
- a CDS encoding universal stress protein has product MVRVPPPVVVGVTAGQPDAVVLAASEFAAMFGAELICASVDPSRYMLEELPDGSMTSSSFDPDSLEQPTTVFDEGLRAQIERVLAGRKVTWSTRALAGDPARALGTLAGTVRAVMIIVGSREPTIRHNLRTFFTGSVAVRLAHGQQRPVVIIPLNPVPFGTELPWEKE; this is encoded by the coding sequence ATGGTGCGTGTGCCACCACCTGTCGTCGTCGGCGTCACCGCGGGCCAGCCGGACGCGGTGGTGCTGGCGGCCTCCGAGTTCGCGGCGATGTTCGGCGCCGAGTTGATCTGCGCATCCGTCGACCCGAGCCGTTACATGCTCGAGGAGCTCCCCGATGGCAGCATGACCTCGTCCTCGTTCGACCCCGATTCGCTGGAGCAGCCGACGACGGTCTTCGATGAGGGCCTGCGCGCGCAGATCGAACGTGTGCTGGCCGGGCGGAAGGTCACCTGGTCTACGCGCGCCCTGGCTGGAGACCCGGCCAGGGCCCTGGGCACCCTTGCGGGCACCGTGCGGGCCGTGATGATCATCGTGGGCTCCCGCGAACCCACCATCCGGCACAACCTGCGGACGTTCTTCACCGGCTCGGTTGCCGTGCGGCTCGCCCACGGGCAGCAGCGCCCGGTCGTGATCATCCCGCTGAACCCCGTGCCGTTCGGCACCGAACTGCCCTGGGAGAAGGAGTGA
- a CDS encoding ABC transporter permease — protein MARTRATHSAPGFWSSVWLVASREIMARMRSKAFLISTGILLLLAIGSVVAGGLLSANPSSTQVAVVGSASAVVGQADGLTAVAADTVADAEALVRDGTVAAAIVPADDSLLGISVIALDSAPVDVINALSVSPSVQLLDPAAQGGFLVYLVAIGFGLVFFMSALTFGSTIAQSVVEEKQTRVVEILMSTIPVRALLAGKVLGNSIMAFGQIVAIALLVAIGMAVTGQRVLLADLGPAIGWFAVFFAFGFVMLASLYAATASMVSRQEDVGTATSPVAYLVMIPYFAVIFFNDNPLVLGIMSYVPFAAPVGMPVRIFLGTAEWWEPLLSLALLLVTTAGVILFGSRIYRNSLLRMGGRVTYKQALRG, from the coding sequence GTGGCCCGCACCCGAGCCACCCACAGCGCTCCCGGCTTCTGGAGCAGCGTGTGGCTCGTGGCCTCCCGCGAGATCATGGCGCGCATGCGCAGCAAGGCGTTCCTCATCTCGACCGGCATCCTGCTGCTGCTGGCCATCGGCTCGGTCGTGGCCGGCGGCCTGCTCAGCGCCAACCCGTCGAGCACCCAGGTGGCCGTGGTCGGCTCCGCCAGCGCCGTGGTCGGGCAGGCCGACGGGCTCACCGCGGTAGCCGCCGACACCGTGGCAGACGCCGAGGCCCTCGTGCGTGACGGCACCGTGGCCGCCGCCATCGTGCCGGCCGACGATTCGCTGCTCGGCATCTCCGTGATCGCCCTCGACTCCGCCCCCGTGGACGTCATCAACGCGCTCAGCGTCTCGCCGAGCGTGCAGCTGCTCGACCCGGCAGCGCAGGGCGGCTTCCTGGTCTACCTGGTGGCCATCGGATTCGGGCTGGTGTTCTTCATGTCGGCGCTCACCTTCGGGTCCACCATCGCGCAGAGCGTCGTCGAGGAGAAGCAGACCCGCGTGGTCGAGATCCTGATGAGCACCATCCCCGTGCGCGCCCTGCTGGCCGGCAAGGTGCTGGGCAACTCGATCATGGCGTTCGGCCAGATCGTGGCGATAGCCCTGCTCGTGGCCATCGGCATGGCCGTCACCGGTCAACGGGTGCTGCTGGCCGACCTGGGCCCGGCCATCGGCTGGTTCGCGGTGTTCTTCGCCTTCGGCTTCGTGATGCTCGCCTCGCTCTACGCGGCGACGGCATCCATGGTGTCCCGGCAGGAAGACGTGGGAACGGCCACCTCCCCGGTGGCCTACCTGGTGATGATCCCCTACTTCGCGGTGATCTTCTTCAACGACAACCCACTCGTGCTCGGCATCATGTCGTACGTTCCGTTCGCGGCGCCGGTCGGGATGCCCGTGCGCATCTTCCTGGGCACGGCCGAATGGTGGGAGCCGCTTCTGTCACTGGCGCTCCTGCTGGTGACCACGGCGGGCGTGATCCTGTTCGGCTCCCGCATCTACCGCAACTCACTGCTGCGGATGGGCGGCCGGGTCACCTACAAGCAGGCGCTGCGCGGCTGA